One genomic region from Mesorhizobium terrae encodes:
- a CDS encoding MerR family transcriptional regulator has product MDKSPDAFRTISEVAEDLDLPQHVLRFWETRFTQIKPMKRGGGRRYYRPQDVELIKGIRHMLYDQGYTIKGVQKLLRENGNQFLIAVGHGDVAAVEAIAQRRQAEEVPLTPAAQPRGDDEMLVGQPTAKPNRRFFGLGKADDEGPVQSGSGKLSRDNRALLQEALFDLLECKRLLDQVR; this is encoded by the coding sequence ATGGACAAGAGCCCCGACGCCTTCCGCACCATTTCCGAGGTTGCCGAAGACCTTGACTTGCCGCAGCACGTGCTGCGCTTCTGGGAAACGCGTTTCACCCAGATCAAGCCGATGAAGCGCGGCGGTGGCCGCCGCTATTACCGGCCGCAGGACGTGGAACTGATCAAGGGCATCCGGCATATGCTCTACGACCAGGGTTACACCATTAAAGGCGTGCAGAAACTCCTGCGCGAGAACGGCAACCAGTTCTTGATCGCTGTCGGTCATGGCGACGTTGCCGCCGTCGAGGCGATCGCGCAGCGCCGGCAGGCCGAGGAAGTGCCGCTGACGCCCGCCGCCCAGCCGCGCGGCGACGACGAGATGCTGGTCGGCCAGCCGACCGCCAAGCCGAACCGCCGTTTCTTCGGCCTCGGCAAAGCGGACGACGAGGGCCCGGTGCAATCGGGTTCCGGCAAGCTGTCGCGCGACAACCGCGCGCTGCTGCAGGAAGCGCTGTTCGACCTTCTGGAGTGCAAGCGCCTGCTCGACCAGGTGCGCTGA
- a CDS encoding response regulator → MRILLAEDDRDLSQWITRLLRREHYVIDCVHRGDDADAALAACQDYALVILDLALPHLDGIEVLKRLRGRGNTTPVIILTANDAVSSRIRGLDSGADDYLVKPFEVGEFEARIRAQLRRGRGNFEPAIKLGQLSFDTRGRAFSLGDQPLHLTGREHAVLETLMLRAGRPVLKDALTENVFGFNEESNANAIEICVHRVRRKLEGSDVGIVTLRGLGYVLRVSGGG, encoded by the coding sequence TTGCGCATCTTGTTGGCCGAAGACGACCGCGACCTTTCGCAGTGGATCACCAGGCTGCTGCGGCGCGAGCACTATGTCATCGATTGCGTCCATCGCGGCGACGATGCCGACGCGGCACTCGCCGCCTGCCAGGACTATGCGCTGGTCATCCTCGACCTCGCGCTGCCGCATCTCGACGGCATCGAGGTTTTGAAACGGCTGCGGGGGCGCGGCAACACCACGCCGGTTATCATCCTGACCGCCAATGACGCCGTTTCCAGCCGTATCCGCGGTCTCGACAGCGGCGCCGACGACTATCTGGTCAAGCCATTCGAGGTCGGTGAATTCGAGGCGCGTATCCGTGCACAGTTGAGGCGCGGGCGCGGCAATTTCGAACCCGCGATCAAGCTCGGCCAGCTGTCTTTCGACACGCGCGGCCGCGCGTTCAGCCTTGGCGACCAGCCGCTGCATCTGACCGGCCGCGAGCACGCGGTGCTGGAAACGCTGATGCTGCGTGCCGGCCGCCCGGTGTTGAAGGATGCGCTGACGGAAAACGTCTTCGGTTTCAACGAGGAGAGCAACGCCAACGCCATCGAGATCTGCGTGCATCGCGTGCGGCGCAAGCTGGAGGGCAGCGATGTCGGCATCGTCACGCTGCGGGGCTTGGGTTATGTGCTGAGGGTGTCGGGTGGCGGGTAG
- a CDS encoding sensor histidine kinase, which yields MAGRSLQRELLAWLIVPMAAVVVFNVWTTYKGALDTANLITDRTLLASARVIAERVRKSDGLVEAPIPPSALEMFASSDQDLVLYRVATSDGLLLAGYPDIVAPPQLPVGLEPLYFDTLFRGTPVRAVVLSRPIIDTGNQQTAIIAVGETLKNRNRLVTDLWLKALRDQVLLVAAAGMLAVFGLRRGIAPLMRLRDEVVSRDPAELQPFDAGAVQTEVRPLVEALNEAFDRVQRLIATQRRFVANAAHQLRTPLALLKTQIVVGRREQGTEAKEEALAAIDRSVDRMARLSNQLLSLARAEQGVSSLRKEAVDMEMAARNALDTLALAAVDRDIDLGFDPVGGPFLVWGHSNLLRELVFNLADNALRYTPRGGAVTVRLEHQAGEVVLLVEDNGPGIPATERENVFERFYRRLDTGGEGTGLGLAIVKEIAASHEATIELKDRAQGPGLVVEVRLAAHEEGAAEG from the coding sequence GTGGCGGGTAGGAGCCTCCAGCGCGAACTCTTGGCCTGGCTGATCGTGCCGATGGCCGCGGTCGTCGTCTTCAACGTGTGGACCACCTACAAGGGTGCGCTGGATACCGCGAACCTTATCACCGACCGCACGCTGCTTGCCTCCGCCAGGGTCATCGCCGAGCGGGTCCGCAAGAGCGACGGGCTGGTCGAGGCGCCGATCCCGCCCTCGGCGCTCGAGATGTTCGCTTCCAGCGACCAGGACCTCGTGCTCTACCGGGTGGCGACATCGGACGGACTGTTGCTGGCCGGTTATCCCGACATCGTCGCGCCGCCGCAATTGCCGGTCGGGCTGGAGCCACTCTATTTCGACACGCTGTTTCGCGGCACGCCCGTTCGGGCGGTGGTGCTGTCGCGGCCGATCATCGACACCGGCAACCAGCAGACCGCGATCATCGCGGTGGGCGAAACGCTGAAGAACCGCAACAGGCTGGTGACCGATCTGTGGCTCAAGGCGCTGCGCGACCAGGTGCTGCTGGTGGCGGCGGCTGGCATGCTCGCGGTGTTCGGGCTGCGGCGCGGCATCGCGCCCCTGATGCGGCTTCGCGACGAGGTGGTCAGCCGCGATCCGGCGGAACTACAGCCATTCGACGCGGGTGCCGTGCAGACCGAGGTCAGGCCGCTGGTCGAGGCCCTCAACGAAGCGTTCGACCGTGTGCAGCGGCTGATTGCGACGCAGCGCCGTTTCGTCGCCAATGCGGCGCACCAATTGCGCACGCCGTTGGCGCTGCTCAAGACGCAGATCGTGGTCGGGCGCCGCGAGCAGGGCACGGAGGCCAAGGAAGAGGCGCTGGCCGCGATCGACCGTTCCGTCGACCGCATGGCGCGGCTGTCGAACCAGCTTCTGTCGCTGGCGCGCGCCGAGCAGGGCGTCTCGTCGCTGCGCAAGGAAGCGGTAGACATGGAGATGGCGGCGCGCAACGCGCTGGACACGCTGGCGCTGGCGGCGGTCGACCGCGACATCGATCTCGGCTTCGATCCGGTCGGCGGCCCGTTCCTTGTCTGGGGGCACTCCAACCTGTTGCGCGAACTGGTCTTCAACCTCGCCGACAACGCGCTGCGCTACACACCGCGCGGTGGCGCGGTGACGGTGCGCCTGGAGCACCAGGCGGGCGAGGTCGTTCTTCTGGTAGAGGACAATGGTCCGGGCATTCCGGCAACCGAGCGCGAAAACGTGTTCGAACGCTTCTACCGCCGTCTCGACACAGGCGGCGAGGGCACCGGCCTCGGCCTTGCCATCGTCAAGGAGATCGCGGCCTCGCACGAGGCGACGATCGAACTGAAAGACCGGGCGCAAGGGCCCGGTCTCGTCGTCGAAGTCAGGCTGGCCGCCCATGAAGAAGGTGCGGCCGAAGGCTGA
- a CDS encoding ABC transporter permease, whose product MANAALQPAETGFRPGTSDAEIEAAARQAARQRQNTVLFWRVGILVAFLGLWEVAGRLNWIDPFFYAMPSTIVGRLYEWITEGTSEGPLWYHLWVTMEEAMLGFLTGSVAGILAGIALGRNRMASDIFSIYIKVINSIPRVVLAPIFIMLFGLGLASKVALAFVMVFFVVFHNAFQGVREADRAMIANARILGASDWQVTRSVIVPSAMSWIFASLHVSFGFAIIGAIVGEFVGSRYGIGLLINVAKGSFDAAGMYAAIVIVMVVALVAEYLMTMIEDRLAKWRPQPLQETE is encoded by the coding sequence ATGGCAAATGCGGCATTGCAACCGGCAGAGACCGGCTTTCGCCCAGGTACTTCCGACGCCGAAATCGAGGCGGCTGCCCGCCAGGCGGCACGCCAGCGCCAGAACACGGTGCTGTTCTGGCGCGTCGGCATCCTGGTCGCCTTCCTCGGACTTTGGGAAGTCGCGGGACGGCTGAACTGGATCGACCCGTTCTTCTACGCCATGCCCTCGACCATCGTCGGGCGCCTGTATGAATGGATCACCGAAGGCACCTCCGAGGGGCCGCTCTGGTATCATCTATGGGTGACGATGGAGGAAGCGATGCTCGGCTTCCTCACCGGCTCGGTCGCCGGCATCCTGGCCGGCATCGCGCTCGGCCGCAATCGCATGGCCTCCGACATCTTCTCCATCTACATCAAGGTCATCAACTCCATTCCGCGCGTCGTGCTGGCGCCGATCTTCATCATGCTGTTCGGCCTCGGCCTGGCATCCAAGGTGGCACTGGCCTTCGTCATGGTGTTTTTCGTGGTCTTCCACAACGCCTTCCAGGGCGTGCGCGAGGCCGACCGCGCCATGATCGCCAATGCCCGCATCCTCGGCGCGTCGGACTGGCAGGTGACCCGCTCGGTCATCGTGCCGTCGGCCATGAGCTGGATCTTCGCCAGCCTGCACGTGTCGTTCGGCTTCGCCATCATCGGCGCCATCGTCGGCGAGTTCGTCGGCTCGCGCTACGGTATCGGCCTGTTGATCAACGTCGCCAAGGGCTCGTTCGACGCCGCCGGCATGTATGCCGCCATCGTCATCGTCATGGTGGTGGCGCTGGTCGCTGAATATCTGATGACGATGATCGAGGATCGCCTGGCGAAATGGCGTCCGCAGCCTCTGCAGGAAACCGAGTGA
- a CDS encoding ABC transporter ATP-binding protein, which translates to MNSLNGASAPAIELINVSRRFLSPTGKSLTALRNFTMTVGRGEFVAVVGPTGCGKSTTLNLVTGLAKPSAGEVRVMGAPVNGIDPRVGFVFQTDALFPWRSVVDNVVAGPLFRGKGKTEAYASARDWLARVGLSRFEHHYPHQLSGGMRKRVALAQTFINGPEILLMDEPFSALDVQTRVLMHEELLKLWSQAKASVVFVTHDLEEAIALADKVYVLTAGPATVKSVYEIDLPRPRVVADIRYDQRFIDYSRTIWSDLKEEVQTSYARAAA; encoded by the coding sequence ATGAACAGTCTCAACGGCGCCAGCGCGCCCGCCATCGAACTCATCAATGTCAGCCGTCGCTTCCTTTCGCCGACCGGAAAGTCGCTGACGGCGCTGCGCAATTTCACCATGACAGTCGGCCGCGGCGAATTCGTCGCCGTGGTCGGCCCGACCGGCTGCGGCAAGTCGACCACGCTGAACCTCGTCACCGGCCTCGCCAAACCCAGCGCCGGCGAGGTCCGCGTCATGGGCGCGCCGGTCAACGGCATCGATCCGCGCGTCGGCTTCGTCTTCCAGACAGACGCGCTGTTTCCCTGGCGCTCCGTCGTCGACAATGTCGTCGCCGGGCCGCTGTTTCGCGGCAAGGGCAAGACCGAGGCCTATGCGTCGGCCCGCGACTGGCTGGCGCGTGTCGGCCTCTCGCGTTTCGAACACCACTACCCGCACCAGCTCTCCGGCGGCATGCGCAAGCGCGTCGCGCTGGCGCAGACTTTCATCAACGGTCCGGAAATCCTGTTGATGGACGAACCCTTCTCCGCGCTCGACGTGCAGACCCGCGTGCTCATGCACGAGGAACTGCTGAAACTGTGGTCGCAGGCCAAGGCATCGGTCGTCTTCGTCACCCACGATCTCGAGGAAGCAATCGCACTGGCCGACAAGGTTTATGTGCTGACCGCCGGCCCGGCGACGGTGAAGTCGGTCTACGAGATCGACCTGCCACGGCCGCGCGTCGTTGCGGACATCCGCTACGACCAGCGCTTCATCGACTATTCCCGCACGATCTGGTCCGACCTCAAGGAGGAAGTCCAGACAAGCTACGCCCGCGCGGCGGCTTGA
- a CDS encoding ABC transporter substrate-binding protein has product MSISRAFLQQTALGALVAAGALFSGHQAFAADKVTLMVGGYEKQIYLPAKLAEALGYFKDEGLDVELLNEPAGVDAENEMLAGAVQGVVGFYDHCIDLQAKGKFVESVVQFSQAPGEVELVSTKHPEIKSAADFKGKSLGVTGLGSSTNFLTQFLAVKAGLKLGDFTSVPVGAGNTFIAAMQQDKIQAGMTTEPTISRLLKTGEAKVLIDMRTIEGTKAALGGTYPAASLYMQTDWVEAHKEDTQKLANAFVKTLKFINTHSAAEIAEKMPKDYYVGDKDGYVKALGDGKAMFTADGVMPEGGPETVLKVLSTFSKDLQGKQIDLSKTYTTAFVKNAK; this is encoded by the coding sequence ATGTCCATTTCGCGTGCATTTCTCCAGCAGACCGCCCTTGGCGCCCTCGTCGCGGCTGGCGCCCTTTTCTCCGGCCATCAGGCCTTCGCCGCCGACAAGGTCACGCTCATGGTCGGCGGTTATGAAAAGCAGATCTACCTGCCCGCCAAGCTCGCCGAGGCGCTGGGCTATTTCAAGGACGAGGGTCTCGACGTCGAACTGCTGAACGAACCGGCTGGCGTCGACGCCGAAAACGAGATGCTCGCCGGCGCCGTGCAGGGCGTGGTCGGCTTCTACGACCACTGCATCGACCTGCAGGCCAAGGGCAAGTTCGTCGAATCCGTCGTCCAGTTCAGCCAGGCGCCGGGCGAGGTCGAGCTGGTTTCCACCAAACACCCCGAAATCAAGTCGGCCGCCGACTTCAAGGGCAAGAGCCTCGGCGTCACCGGGCTCGGTTCCTCGACCAATTTCCTGACCCAGTTCCTGGCGGTCAAGGCCGGCCTGAAGCTCGGTGACTTCACGTCCGTGCCCGTCGGCGCCGGCAACACCTTCATCGCCGCCATGCAGCAGGACAAGATCCAGGCCGGCATGACCACCGAGCCGACCATCTCGCGCCTGCTCAAGACCGGCGAGGCCAAGGTGCTGATCGACATGCGCACCATCGAAGGCACCAAGGCGGCGCTCGGCGGCACCTATCCCGCCGCCTCGCTCTACATGCAGACGGATTGGGTCGAAGCGCACAAGGAAGACACCCAAAAGCTCGCCAACGCCTTCGTCAAGACGCTGAAGTTCATCAACACCCACAGCGCCGCCGAAATTGCCGAGAAGATGCCCAAGGATTATTATGTCGGCGACAAGGACGGCTATGTGAAGGCGCTGGGCGACGGCAAGGCGATGTTCACGGCCGATGGCGTCATGCCCGAAGGTGGCCCGGAGACGGTGCTGAAGGTTCTGTCGACCTTCTCCAAGGACCTGCAGGGCAAGCAGATCGACCTGTCGAAGACCTACACCACCGCCTTCGTCAAGAACGCGAAATAA
- a CDS encoding O-antigen ligase family protein — translation MSALTHELPPQAVNAKLIGLLSSGAIILGILLSGFVIGEPAPYEVYMTGLIGMWALFGLRISRPIVPLLILLVSMNIGGMIAMTQMAELSWTPLYLAVSLFLAFTAVFFASVVEQKPDLYRLIFTAYVTAAVVTSTLGIAGYFKLFHAAEIFTKYERAAGAFQDPNVFGPFLALPGTYLLYRLLTGPVQRMPLVAVPLLIVVGGIFLSFSRGAWGLFGVAVILLTGILFLQSTSGRFRLRVVVMTIAALALLVLAMIVVLQIPGVSEMLTTRAKLAQDYDSARLGRFARYAIGFMLALERPFGIGALVFGTIYGEDTHNIWLKTLMDYGWLGFISYLGLTLWTLAAGFRLLLRNRPWQPYVLCAYVVYVGHVGLGSVIDTDHWRHFYLLLGLVWGGIALEYRYQRGLIALPGTTPANADRPRPASIAAPLPASGTRSRSLLSMVPAGQ, via the coding sequence TTGAGCGCGCTGACGCATGAACTGCCCCCGCAGGCGGTCAACGCCAAGCTGATCGGCTTGCTGTCGTCGGGCGCGATCATCCTCGGCATCCTTTTGTCCGGCTTCGTCATCGGGGAACCGGCGCCTTATGAAGTCTACATGACCGGGCTGATCGGCATGTGGGCGCTGTTCGGCCTGCGCATCTCGCGTCCGATCGTGCCGCTGCTCATTCTGCTGGTCTCCATGAACATCGGCGGCATGATCGCCATGACGCAGATGGCCGAGCTGTCGTGGACGCCGCTCTACCTCGCCGTCTCGCTGTTCCTGGCCTTCACGGCGGTGTTCTTTGCCTCCGTCGTCGAGCAAAAGCCCGACCTCTACCGATTGATCTTCACGGCCTATGTGACGGCGGCCGTCGTCACCTCGACGCTCGGCATCGCCGGCTATTTCAAGCTGTTCCACGCCGCCGAAATCTTCACCAAATACGAGCGCGCCGCCGGTGCCTTCCAGGACCCCAACGTCTTCGGCCCCTTCCTGGCGTTGCCCGGCACCTATCTGCTCTACCGGTTGCTGACCGGCCCGGTGCAGCGCATGCCGCTCGTCGCCGTGCCGCTGCTGATCGTTGTCGGCGGCATCTTCCTGTCGTTTTCGCGCGGCGCCTGGGGCCTGTTCGGCGTCGCCGTCATCCTGCTCACCGGCATCCTTTTCCTGCAGAGCACCAGCGGCAGGTTCCGGCTGCGCGTCGTGGTGATGACGATCGCCGCACTGGCGCTGCTGGTGCTGGCCATGATCGTCGTCCTCCAGATCCCGGGCGTCTCCGAGATGCTGACCACCCGCGCCAAGCTGGCGCAGGACTATGATTCCGCCCGTCTCGGCCGCTTCGCCCGCTACGCCATCGGCTTCATGCTGGCGCTGGAACGGCCGTTCGGCATCGGCGCGCTGGTGTTCGGCACCATCTATGGCGAAGACACCCACAACATCTGGCTGAAGACGCTGATGGATTATGGCTGGCTGGGTTTCATCTCCTATCTCGGCCTGACCTTGTGGACGCTGGCGGCCGGCTTCCGGCTTTTGCTGCGCAACCGCCCCTGGCAGCCCTACGTGTTGTGCGCCTATGTCGTCTATGTCGGCCATGTTGGGCTCGGCAGCGTCATCGACACCGACCACTGGCGCCATTTCTATCTGCTGCTTGGCCTGGTCTGGGGCGGCATCGCGCTGGAATACCGCTACCAGCGCGGCCTGATCGCCCTGCCGGGAACCACGCCCGCCAACGCGGATCGCCCGCGTCCTGCGTCGATCGCGGCGCCCTTGCCCGCGTCCGGGACCCGGTCGCGCTCGCTGCTTTCCATGGTCCCCGCCGGACAATAG
- a CDS encoding undecaprenyl-phosphate glucose phosphotransferase, producing MNRRDPASRFSADAVRKFEDQSAGNGPSGGLSDLARQVAAQYGRDTMSPVMVTGVLRLIEFALLFLSGLALYVYFEGFFHNLGWQYALTFGSASLLAIVLLDIADCYQISALFRPVANFGRILAMWSGTFAALALTAFFMKISENYSRLLFASWFLLGFALIFLMRLITARLLRRWARDGRMERRAVIVGGGKAAETLIRSVEKQPYNDIRICGIFDDRDDSRSPPVVAGYPKLGTISELIEFARIARIDMLIVSLPISAEARVLQLLKKLWVLPVDIRLSAHSNHLQFRPRSYSYIGSVPLLDIFDKPINDWDSVAKRAFDIVFSIIGIIVFSPVMLATAIAIKLDSKGPVLFKQKRHGFNNEEVEVYKFRSMYTDKSDPSAKKTVTKNDPRVTRVGRFIRKTSIDELPQFFNSLFGTLSLVGPRPHAIAAQSHNLLYNEVVDGYFARHRVKPGVTGWAQINGWRGEMDTNEKIRMRTEYDLYYIENWSLLFDLKILLLTPVRLLNTENAY from the coding sequence ATGAACAGACGCGATCCCGCGAGCCGCTTCTCAGCCGACGCGGTACGCAAGTTCGAAGACCAGTCGGCGGGTAACGGACCTTCCGGCGGCCTCAGCGATCTCGCGCGCCAGGTCGCGGCGCAGTATGGCCGGGACACCATGTCGCCGGTGATGGTCACCGGCGTGCTGCGGCTGATCGAATTCGCGCTGCTGTTTCTGTCCGGCCTTGCGCTCTATGTGTATTTCGAGGGCTTCTTCCACAATCTCGGCTGGCAATACGCGCTGACCTTCGGCTCGGCTTCGCTGCTGGCGATCGTCTTGCTCGACATCGCCGATTGCTACCAGATCTCGGCCCTGTTCCGCCCCGTCGCCAATTTCGGCCGCATCCTGGCGATGTGGTCTGGCACTTTCGCGGCGCTGGCGCTGACCGCCTTCTTCATGAAGATCTCGGAAAATTATTCGCGCCTTTTGTTCGCCAGCTGGTTCCTGCTCGGCTTCGCGTTGATTTTCCTGATGCGCCTGATCACCGCCCGACTGCTGCGCCGCTGGGCGCGCGACGGACGCATGGAACGCCGTGCCGTCATCGTCGGCGGCGGCAAGGCCGCCGAGACGCTGATCCGCTCGGTGGAGAAGCAGCCCTATAACGACATCCGCATCTGCGGCATCTTCGACGACCGCGACGACAGCCGCTCGCCGCCCGTCGTGGCCGGCTATCCCAAGCTCGGCACCATCTCCGAACTGATCGAATTCGCCCGCATCGCCCGCATCGACATGTTGATCGTGTCGCTGCCGATTTCGGCCGAGGCGCGCGTGCTGCAGCTGTTGAAGAAGCTGTGGGTGCTGCCGGTCGATATCCGCCTGTCGGCGCATTCCAACCACCTGCAGTTCAGGCCGCGATCCTATTCCTATATCGGCTCGGTGCCGCTGCTCGACATTTTCGACAAGCCGATCAACGACTGGGATTCGGTGGCCAAGCGCGCCTTCGACATCGTCTTTTCGATCATCGGCATCATCGTGTTTTCGCCGGTCATGCTGGCCACCGCCATCGCCATCAAGCTCGACAGCAAGGGCCCGGTTCTGTTCAAGCAGAAGCGGCACGGCTTCAACAACGAAGAGGTCGAGGTCTACAAGTTCCGCTCCATGTACACCGACAAGTCAGATCCGTCGGCCAAGAAGACGGTGACCAAGAACGACCCGCGCGTCACCCGCGTCGGCCGCTTCATCCGCAAGACCTCGATCGACGAACTGCCGCAATTCTTCAATTCGCTGTTCGGCACGCTGTCGCTGGTCGGCCCGCGCCCGCATGCCATCGCCGCCCAATCGCACAACCTGCTCTACAACGAAGTGGTCGACGGCTATTTCGCCCGCCACCGCGTCAAGCCGGGCGTCACCGGCTGGGCCCAGATCAATGGCTGGCGCGGCGAGATGGACACCAATGAAAAAATCCGCATGCGCACCGAATACGATCTCTATTACATCGAGAACTGGTCGCTGCTGTTCGATCTGAAGATCCTGCTCCTGACCCCGGTGCGTCTGCTCAACACGGAAAACGCCTATTGA
- a CDS encoding P1 family peptidase: MTQTSHVTPAGKPRARALGIPFTGTPGRLNAITDVTGVEVGYTTLISGDGQMEIGKGPVRTGVTAILPLGREGAGQAIAAGYHSFNGNGEMTGVSWLEEAGALNMPILITNTHAIGPCHRGTIDWMVRNKPDIASQWMLPVTAETWDGYLNDINGPHVTSEHAVAALDAARGGAIEEGSVGGGTGMNCYAFKGGNGTASRIVNYGHRDYTVAVFLQTNFGSRHELTVAGVPLGATLADDNPMEAFAASLQPAGAGSCIGIVATDAPLLPGQCKALARRVPLGLARTGTAGSHFSGDIFLAFSTANRDALNGRFPRGEPDAGTYSHMDFIPWGRMDDFYAATVQAAEEAVVNALVANADMVGRDGHRSPALPHDRLIHALKARNVITG, encoded by the coding sequence ATGACGCAGACCTCGCACGTCACGCCCGCCGGAAAACCACGCGCCCGGGCGCTGGGCATTCCCTTCACCGGCACGCCCGGCCGCCTCAACGCGATCACCGACGTGACGGGCGTCGAAGTCGGCTACACCACGCTGATTTCCGGCGACGGCCAGATGGAAATCGGCAAGGGCCCGGTGCGCACCGGCGTCACCGCCATCCTGCCGCTCGGCCGCGAGGGTGCTGGCCAGGCGATCGCCGCCGGCTACCATTCCTTCAACGGCAATGGCGAAATGACCGGCGTGTCGTGGCTGGAAGAGGCCGGCGCCCTCAACATGCCGATCCTCATCACCAACACCCATGCCATCGGCCCTTGCCACCGCGGCACGATCGACTGGATGGTGCGAAACAAGCCCGACATCGCCAGCCAGTGGATGCTGCCCGTCACGGCGGAGACCTGGGACGGCTATCTGAACGACATCAACGGCCCGCACGTGACCTCCGAGCACGCCGTCGCGGCGCTCGATGCGGCCAGGGGCGGCGCCATCGAGGAAGGCTCGGTCGGCGGCGGCACCGGCATGAACTGCTACGCTTTCAAGGGTGGCAACGGTACGGCCTCGCGCATCGTCAACTACGGTCATCGCGACTACACGGTCGCCGTTTTCCTGCAGACCAATTTCGGCTCGCGCCATGAGCTGACCGTTGCCGGCGTGCCGCTGGGCGCCACCCTTGCCGACGACAACCCGATGGAGGCCTTCGCCGCCAGCCTGCAGCCGGCCGGCGCCGGCTCCTGCATCGGCATCGTCGCCACCGATGCCCCTCTCCTGCCCGGCCAGTGCAAGGCGCTGGCCCGTCGCGTGCCGCTGGGGCTGGCGCGCACCGGCACCGCCGGCTCGCATTTCTCGGGCGACATCTTCCTGGCCTTCTCGACCGCCAATCGCGATGCGCTGAACGGTCGCTTTCCAAGGGGCGAGCCTGACGCCGGCACCTACAGTCACATGGATTTCATCCCGTGGGGCCGCATGGACGATTTCTACGCCGCCACCGTGCAGGCAGCGGAGGAAGCGGTGGTGAATGCGCTGGTGGCCAACGCCGACATGGTCGGCCGTGACGGCCACCGCAGCCCCGCTTTGCCGCATGACAGGCTGATACATGCCCTGAAGGCGCGCAACGTCATCACCGGCTAA
- a CDS encoding TetR/AcrR family transcriptional regulator, which produces MSRPAAQAERRLTLISAAETMIARHGLAGVTLRAVANEAGMSSSAALYYYPGLKELLDDVQKQAVERFCTLRAAAIAQIADPRARLKAMILTGIPDDPSDRLCRLLMELGAYARSDAAYAARHITLFERQVAIYVGILEAGAITGAFKLADASDTLARSLVVLEDGLGLHLLNVVPAVDYPTALGILTAYAETATGCHLG; this is translated from the coding sequence ATGAGCAGACCCGCCGCCCAGGCCGAACGCCGACTGACCCTCATCAGCGCCGCCGAGACGATGATCGCCAGGCATGGCCTGGCCGGCGTGACGCTGCGCGCCGTCGCCAATGAGGCAGGCATGAGCTCCAGCGCCGCGCTCTATTATTATCCGGGCCTGAAGGAGCTTCTGGACGACGTGCAGAAACAGGCTGTCGAGCGCTTCTGCACGCTGCGCGCGGCCGCCATTGCCCAGATCGCCGATCCGCGCGCGCGGCTGAAGGCGATGATCCTGACCGGCATCCCCGACGATCCTTCCGATCGCCTCTGCCGGCTCTTGATGGAACTCGGCGCCTATGCCCGCTCCGATGCCGCCTATGCCGCGCGCCACATCACATTGTTCGAGCGGCAGGTGGCGATCTATGTCGGCATTCTGGAGGCCGGCGCCATCACCGGCGCGTTCAAACTGGCCGATGCCAGCGACACGCTGGCGCGCAGCCTCGTCGTGCTCGAGGACGGGCTCGGCCTGCATCTTCTCAATGTCGTGCCGGCGGTGGACTACCCGACCGCGCTCGGCATCCTCACCGCCTATGCCGAAACGGCGACCGGCTGCCATCTCGGCTGA